A genomic region of Mycobacterium sp. Aquia_213 contains the following coding sequences:
- a CDS encoding ferredoxin, translating to MRVRLEKSKCVGHAQCYAVDPELFPIDESGYSILEDHEVPPKDAELTRDGVASCPEMALFIDED from the coding sequence GTGAGGGTTCGTCTCGAGAAGTCGAAATGCGTGGGCCACGCCCAGTGCTACGCCGTCGATCCGGAACTGTTCCCCATCGACGAGTCCGGCTATTCCATCCTCGAAGATCACGAGGTGCCTCCCAAGGATGCGGAGTTGACGCGCGACGGTGTCGCCTCCTGCCCGGAGATGGCGCTCTTCATCGACGAGGACTGA
- a CDS encoding SRPBCC family protein gives MAQVDVSTTSDLDPDAAWKLASDLGRFDEWMTIFGGWRGELPSTIEKGTKVSSCIKVKGFRNVVNWTVTRYDEPNSIELQGRGRGGIRITVAMAVTDMQPGSTFDLTANLDGGVLSGPVGKIVARMLRSDVRKSVENLAAMQ, from the coding sequence TTGGCACAAGTGGATGTTTCGACGACGTCGGACCTGGACCCGGACGCTGCCTGGAAACTGGCTTCCGATCTGGGTCGATTCGACGAGTGGATGACGATCTTCGGCGGTTGGCGCGGCGAACTGCCGTCGACGATCGAGAAGGGCACCAAAGTCTCGTCCTGCATCAAGGTGAAGGGATTCCGCAACGTCGTCAACTGGACGGTGACGCGTTACGACGAGCCCAATTCGATTGAGCTGCAAGGCCGCGGTCGGGGTGGCATCCGGATTACCGTGGCGATGGCGGTGACCGACATGCAACCGGGGTCGACATTTGATCTCACCGCCAACCTCGATGGCGGGGTACTCAGTGGGCCGGTCGGCAAGATCGTGGCCAGAATGCTCCGGTCTGACGTGCGCAAGTCGGTGGAGAATCTCGCCGCTATGCAGTAG
- a CDS encoding LapA family protein, with protein MRRNNRSHPVEHDRTSARLADEPPQDSVRTPGLVVVGAAVFALVVCVTNFALGEVGVGVAAAIIGLMALGAGLDWLSMDRRRIRQAQRDWFVSHPTR; from the coding sequence ATGAGGCGCAACAATCGAAGCCACCCAGTCGAGCATGACCGGACCAGCGCCCGGTTAGCCGACGAACCCCCACAAGACTCGGTGCGCACGCCCGGACTCGTCGTGGTCGGGGCTGCGGTGTTCGCGCTGGTGGTGTGCGTCACCAATTTCGCGCTTGGCGAGGTGGGCGTGGGTGTTGCCGCCGCGATCATCGGACTGATGGCTCTCGGGGCTGGTCTGGACTGGCTTTCCATGGACCGCAGGCGAATCCGCCAGGCCCAACGAGATTGGTTCGTCAGCCACCCGACGCGATAA
- the eccCa gene encoding type VII secretion protein EccCa — protein sequence MKRGFARPTPEKPPVIKPENIVLPTPLSIPPPEGKPWWMVVVGVLVVGLLIGMIAMTFASGSHVFGGAGAIFPIFMIGGVAMMMFGGRFGGQQQMSRPKLDSMRAQFMLMLDMLRETAHESADSMDANYRWFHPAPDTLSAAVGSPRMWERKPDGKDLNFGVVRVGVGMTRPEVTWGEPQNMPTDIELEPVTGKALQEFGRYQSVVYNLPKMVSLLVEPWYALIGERPQVLALMRAIVCQLAFSHGPDHVQMVVVSSDLDEWDWVKWLPHFGDSRRQDAAGSARMVYSSVREFAAEQAELFAGRGSFTPRHASSSAQTPTPHTVIIADVVDPQWEYVISAEGVDGVTFFDLTGSSMWTSVPERTLRFDDKGVIEALPRDRDTWMVIDDKPWFFALTDQISAAEAEEFGQKLAHWRLAEAYEEIGQRVTQIGARDILAYYGVDDPGEIDFDALWAARTDTMGRSRLRVPFGNRSDNGELLFLDMKSLDEGGDGPHGVMSGTTGSGKSTLVRTVIESLMLAHPPEELQFVLADLKGGSAVKPFNGVPHVSRIITDLEEDQALMERFLDALWGEIARRKAVCDNAGVDDAKEYNSVRSRMRARGQDMPPLPMLVVVIDEFYEWFRIMPTAVDVLDSIGRQGRAYWIHLMMASQTIESRAEKLMENMGYRLVLKARTAGAAQAAGVPNAVNLPAQAGLGYFRRSLEDIVRFQAEFLWRDYYSRGITIDGDEAPILVHSIDYIRPQLFTNSFTPLEVSVGGPDIEPPPILTNGEVHEADAAESEDEDEGIRTPKVGTEIINQLRKIDFEPYRLWQPPLTQPVAIDELVNRFLGQPWDQEYGSARDLTFPIGIIDRPFKHDQPPWTVDTSGPGANVLILGAGGAGKTTALQTLICAAALTHTPEQIQFYCLAYSGTALTTIARLPHVGEVAGPTDPYGVRRTVAELLALVRERKRSFLEYGIASMDVFRRRKFGGEAGPVPNDGFGDVYLVIDNYRALAEENEVLIEQVNQIINQGPSFGVHVVVTADRESELRPPVRSGFGSRIELRLAAVEDAKLVRSRFAKDVPVKPGRGMVAVNYVRLDSDPQAGLHTLVARPALASTPDKIFESDSVVASVSRLASGQAPPVRRLPARFGVEQVRELAARDHRQGVGVGGITWAISELDLAPVYLNFNENAHLMVTGRRECGRTTTLATIMSEIGRLYAPGSTTAPTPPAGKPSAQVWLVDPRRQLLTVLGTEYVEKFAYNLDGVQALVGELAAVLASRQPPPGLSAQELLSRSWWSGPEIFLIVDDIQQLPPGFDSPLHQIAPWVTRAADVGLHVLVTRTFGGWSSAGSDPILRALHQANTPLLVMDADPDEGFIRGKMKGGPLPRGRGLLMAEDTGVFVQVAATEVSK from the coding sequence GTGAAGCGTGGATTTGCCCGGCCGACACCGGAGAAGCCTCCGGTAATCAAGCCGGAAAACATCGTCCTGCCGACTCCGCTGAGCATTCCGCCGCCAGAGGGCAAGCCGTGGTGGATGGTCGTGGTCGGCGTTCTGGTGGTCGGCCTGCTGATCGGCATGATCGCCATGACCTTCGCGAGTGGCTCCCATGTGTTCGGCGGCGCCGGCGCGATCTTCCCGATCTTCATGATCGGTGGCGTCGCGATGATGATGTTCGGCGGCCGGTTCGGTGGTCAGCAGCAGATGAGCCGCCCGAAGCTCGACTCGATGCGCGCCCAGTTCATGCTGATGCTGGACATGCTGCGCGAGACCGCCCACGAGTCGGCCGACAGCATGGACGCCAACTACCGGTGGTTCCACCCGGCTCCCGACACGCTCAGCGCTGCGGTGGGATCGCCGCGGATGTGGGAGCGCAAGCCGGACGGCAAGGACCTCAACTTCGGTGTCGTCCGCGTCGGCGTGGGTATGACCCGTCCCGAAGTGACCTGGGGTGAGCCCCAGAACATGCCTACCGACATCGAGCTGGAGCCCGTGACCGGTAAGGCACTTCAGGAATTCGGTCGCTATCAGAGCGTCGTATACAACCTGCCCAAGATGGTTTCCCTGCTCGTGGAGCCTTGGTATGCGCTGATCGGTGAGCGTCCGCAGGTTTTGGCGTTGATGCGAGCCATCGTCTGTCAGCTGGCGTTCTCCCACGGCCCCGACCACGTGCAGATGGTCGTGGTCAGTTCGGACTTGGACGAATGGGATTGGGTCAAGTGGCTGCCGCACTTCGGCGATTCCCGGCGCCAGGACGCAGCGGGTAGCGCACGCATGGTCTACAGCTCGGTGCGCGAGTTCGCCGCCGAGCAAGCCGAATTGTTCGCCGGCCGTGGATCGTTCACGCCTCGCCACGCCAGCTCGTCGGCCCAGACGCCGACGCCGCACACGGTGATCATCGCCGATGTTGTTGACCCCCAATGGGAGTACGTGATCAGCGCCGAAGGTGTGGACGGTGTGACGTTCTTCGACCTGACCGGCTCTTCGATGTGGACGTCGGTCCCGGAGCGGACCTTGCGGTTCGACGACAAGGGCGTGATCGAGGCACTGCCTCGTGACCGCGACACCTGGATGGTGATCGACGACAAGCCGTGGTTCTTCGCGCTGACCGACCAGATCAGCGCCGCCGAGGCCGAGGAGTTCGGGCAGAAGCTGGCGCACTGGCGCCTCGCGGAAGCCTACGAGGAGATCGGCCAGCGGGTTACCCAAATCGGTGCGCGAGACATCCTGGCCTACTACGGAGTTGACGATCCCGGCGAGATCGACTTCGACGCGCTGTGGGCCGCCCGCACCGACACGATGGGCCGCTCGCGGTTGCGGGTGCCATTCGGCAATCGCTCCGACAACGGCGAACTGCTGTTCCTCGATATGAAGTCGCTGGACGAAGGCGGCGACGGCCCGCACGGCGTCATGTCCGGGACGACGGGTTCCGGTAAGTCGACGCTGGTGCGCACCGTGATCGAGTCACTGATGCTCGCCCACCCGCCCGAGGAACTGCAGTTCGTCTTGGCTGACCTCAAGGGTGGGTCGGCGGTCAAGCCCTTCAACGGGGTGCCGCACGTCTCGCGGATCATCACCGACCTCGAGGAAGACCAGGCGCTGATGGAGCGCTTCCTGGACGCGCTGTGGGGCGAGATCGCCCGCCGCAAGGCGGTATGCGACAACGCCGGGGTCGACGACGCCAAGGAATACAACTCGGTGCGCTCCCGGATGCGCGCCCGCGGGCAGGACATGCCGCCGCTGCCGATGCTTGTCGTGGTCATCGACGAGTTCTACGAGTGGTTCCGCATCATGCCGACCGCGGTCGACGTGCTCGACTCGATCGGCCGGCAGGGCCGCGCGTACTGGATCCACCTGATGATGGCGTCGCAGACCATCGAGAGCCGCGCCGAAAAGCTCATGGAGAACATGGGTTACCGGTTGGTGCTGAAGGCCCGTACCGCGGGGGCGGCGCAGGCCGCGGGTGTGCCCAACGCCGTGAACCTGCCCGCCCAAGCCGGTCTGGGTTACTTCCGCCGGAGCCTCGAGGACATCGTCCGGTTCCAGGCCGAATTCCTGTGGCGCGACTACTACTCGCGCGGGATCACCATCGACGGCGACGAGGCGCCGATTCTGGTGCACAGCATCGATTACATTCGCCCGCAGCTGTTCACCAACTCGTTCACCCCGCTCGAGGTCAGTGTCGGTGGGCCGGACATCGAGCCGCCGCCGATCCTCACCAATGGCGAGGTGCACGAGGCCGACGCCGCCGAGAGCGAAGACGAGGACGAAGGCATCAGGACGCCGAAGGTCGGCACGGAGATCATCAATCAGCTGCGCAAGATCGACTTCGAGCCCTACCGGTTGTGGCAGCCGCCGCTGACGCAGCCCGTCGCGATCGACGAGTTGGTCAACCGGTTCCTCGGCCAACCCTGGGACCAGGAATACGGCTCGGCGCGGGACCTGACGTTCCCGATCGGGATCATCGACCGGCCGTTCAAGCACGACCAGCCGCCGTGGACGGTGGACACCTCCGGGCCGGGCGCCAACGTCTTGATCCTGGGCGCCGGTGGTGCGGGCAAGACCACGGCCCTGCAGACGCTGATCTGCGCGGCCGCGCTGACCCACACGCCCGAACAGATCCAGTTCTACTGCCTGGCCTACAGCGGTACCGCGTTGACCACGATCGCGCGTCTTCCGCATGTGGGTGAGGTCGCCGGCCCGACGGACCCTTACGGTGTCCGCCGGACGGTAGCCGAACTGCTGGCGCTGGTGCGCGAGCGCAAACGCAGCTTCCTCGAATACGGAATCGCCTCGATGGACGTCTTCCGGCGGCGCAAGTTCGGTGGCGAGGCCGGCCCGGTGCCCAACGACGGCTTCGGCGACGTCTACCTGGTGATCGACAACTACCGGGCACTGGCCGAGGAAAACGAGGTGCTGATCGAGCAGGTGAACCAGATCATCAACCAGGGCCCCTCCTTCGGGGTGCACGTTGTGGTCACCGCCGACCGCGAATCGGAGCTGCGGCCGCCGGTGCGTAGCGGATTCGGGTCCCGGATCGAGCTGCGCCTGGCCGCGGTCGAAGACGCCAAGCTGGTGCGGTCCCGGTTCGCCAAGGATGTTCCGGTCAAGCCGGGGCGCGGCATGGTCGCCGTCAACTACGTCCGACTCGACAGCGACCCGCAAGCGGGCCTGCACACGTTGGTGGCCCGGCCCGCGCTGGCCAGCACCCCGGACAAGATCTTCGAGTCCGACAGTGTGGTCGCGTCCGTCAGCCGGCTCGCGAGCGGTCAAGCACCTCCGGTGCGCCGTCTGCCGGCACGGTTCGGTGTGGAGCAGGTCCGGGAGCTCGCTGCCCGAGACCATCGCCAAGGTGTTGGTGTCGGCGGAATCACCTGGGCCATCTCGGAATTGGACTTGGCGCCGGTCTACCTGAACTTCAACGAGAACGCGCACTTGATGGTGACGGGCCGACGCGAATGTGGGCGTACCACGACGCTGGCCACGATCATGTCCGAGATCGGCCGGCTATACGCGCCGGGCTCGACCACCGCACCGACGCCGCCCGCAGGGAAGCCGTCGGCGCAGGTCTGGCTGGTCGACCCGCGCCGTCAGCTGCTGACCGTCCTGGGCACGGAATACGTGGAGAAGTTCGCCTACAACCTCGACGGCGTGCAAGCGCTGGTGGGTGAGCTGGCAGCGGTGCTGGCGAGTCGCCAACCTCCGCCCGGTCTATCCGCCCAGGAGTTGCTGTCGCGGTCGTGGTGGAGCGGTCCGGAGATCTTCCTGATCGTCGACGACATCCAGCAGCTGCCACCGGGCTTCGATTCGCCGCTGCATCAGATCGCTCCGTGGGTGACCCGGGCCGCCGACGTCGGCTTGCACGTCCTCGTCACCCGCACCTTCGGCGGTTGGTCGTCGGCGGGCAGCGACCCGATTCTGCGGGCCCTGCATCAGGCGAATACGCCATTGCTGGTGATGGACGCCGACCCGGACGAGGGCTTCATCCGCGGCAAGATGAAGGGCGGCCCGCTGCCCCGTGGTCGAGGCCTGCTGATGGCCGAGGACACCGGCGTGTTCGTCCAGGTGGCCGCAACCGAAGTCAGCAAGTAG
- a CDS encoding nuclear transport factor 2 family protein — MTLSANDRSALSDVVQRYAAGVDDRQFDSVAALFTVDAELTVPEPPAVLRPVHSHRGRPAIATAVAAVAAVARTEHAIVGEVYDAGPGSGTARGRIACVAHHWTQRADEVLDAVWHLRYDDEYELTDTGWRITRRSLTVNAIETRPVRRLLAWDPD, encoded by the coding sequence ATGACCCTCTCAGCGAACGACCGATCCGCACTCAGCGATGTGGTGCAACGATATGCGGCTGGGGTTGACGACCGTCAATTCGATTCCGTGGCAGCACTTTTCACTGTTGATGCCGAATTGACGGTGCCTGAGCCACCGGCCGTGCTCAGGCCGGTTCATTCGCATCGCGGTCGGCCGGCCATCGCAACGGCGGTCGCGGCGGTGGCCGCGGTCGCGCGCACCGAGCACGCGATCGTCGGTGAGGTGTACGACGCCGGGCCGGGGTCCGGCACGGCACGCGGGCGGATCGCCTGCGTCGCACATCACTGGACTCAGCGCGCCGACGAGGTGCTCGATGCGGTCTGGCATCTGCGCTACGACGACGAGTACGAATTGACGGACACGGGGTGGCGGATCACGCGCCGATCGTTGACCGTCAATGCCATCGAAACGCGGCCGGTACGTCGCTTGTTGGCATGGGATCCGGACTAA
- the eccB gene encoding type VII secretion protein EccB → MAEESRGQRGSGYGLGLSTRTQVTGYQFLARRTSMALTRWRVRMEVEPGRRQTLAIVASVSAAVVICLGALLYSFISPAGQVGDSPIIADRDSGALYVRVGEKLYPALNLASARLITGRPDNPHLVRSSQIANIPRGPMVGIPGAPSTFGPKTPSSSSWLICDTVAGSTGVSSPSGVTVTVIDGTPDLSNRRHVLNGSDAVVLSYSGDTWVIRDGRRSRIDAANRSVLLPLGLTPEQISMAKPMSRALFDALPVGPELTVPEVQNAGSAATFPAAPGPVGTILVTPQISGPQQYSLVLPEGVQTLPPLVAQIMQNAGGANNSKPVTVEPAALAKMPVVNKLDLSSYPDNPLNVTDLRENPATCWWWEKTSGENRARIQVVSGPTIPVSQSESKKVVSLVKSDTTGRTADQVYFGPNFANFVAVTGNDPGAKTTESLWWVTDAGARFGVDDTRDVREALGLQTQPSLAPWVALRLLPQGPTLSRADALVEHDTLPMDMSPAELVVPK, encoded by the coding sequence GTGGCGGAAGAGAGTCGCGGGCAGCGCGGCTCGGGGTACGGCCTCGGGCTATCGACGCGCACGCAGGTGACCGGCTATCAGTTCCTTGCTCGCCGGACCTCGATGGCGCTGACCCGCTGGCGGGTCCGCATGGAGGTCGAGCCGGGACGGCGCCAGACCTTGGCCATCGTGGCGTCGGTGTCGGCAGCGGTGGTGATCTGCCTGGGTGCACTGCTGTACTCGTTCATCAGCCCGGCCGGTCAGGTGGGGGATTCGCCGATCATCGCCGACCGCGACTCCGGTGCGTTGTATGTCCGCGTCGGCGAGAAGCTGTACCCGGCGCTGAACCTGGCCTCGGCGCGATTGATCACCGGACGCCCGGACAACCCGCACCTGGTGCGGTCCAGCCAAATCGCCAACATCCCGCGCGGCCCGATGGTGGGCATCCCCGGCGCACCGTCGACGTTCGGGCCCAAGACCCCGTCCTCGTCGTCGTGGCTGATCTGCGACACGGTGGCGGGCTCGACCGGCGTCAGCTCGCCGTCGGGTGTGACCGTGACGGTGATCGACGGCACGCCCGACCTCAGTAACCGCCGACACGTATTGAACGGCTCGGACGCCGTGGTGTTGAGCTACAGCGGGGACACCTGGGTGATCCGGGACGGGCGCCGGTCTCGTATCGACGCGGCGAACCGCTCCGTGCTGTTGCCGCTCGGGTTGACGCCGGAACAAATCAGCATGGCCAAGCCGATGAGCCGCGCCCTGTTTGACGCGTTGCCGGTGGGCCCCGAATTGACGGTGCCCGAGGTCCAGAACGCGGGCAGCGCGGCGACCTTCCCCGCCGCCCCCGGCCCGGTCGGGACGATCCTCGTCACGCCGCAAATCAGTGGGCCACAACAGTATTCGCTGGTATTGCCCGAAGGGGTGCAGACCCTGCCGCCATTGGTCGCGCAGATCATGCAGAACGCCGGCGGCGCGAACAACAGCAAGCCGGTGACCGTGGAACCCGCTGCGTTGGCCAAGATGCCGGTGGTCAACAAGCTGGACCTGTCGTCGTATCCGGACAACCCGTTGAATGTCACGGATCTTCGGGAGAACCCCGCGACCTGCTGGTGGTGGGAGAAGACCAGCGGCGAGAACCGGGCCCGTATCCAGGTCGTGTCCGGGCCGACCATTCCGGTGTCGCAGTCCGAGTCGAAAAAAGTTGTGTCGCTGGTGAAATCGGATACCACCGGGCGCACCGCCGACCAGGTCTACTTCGGTCCTAACTTCGCGAACTTCGTCGCCGTCACCGGCAACGATCCCGGCGCCAAGACCACCGAATCGCTATGGTGGGTGACGGATGCCGGCGCCCGATTTGGGGTGGATGACACCCGCGATGTGCGTGAGGCGTTGGGTTTGCAAACCCAACCGAGCCTGGCGCCGTGGGTCGCGCTCCGGCTTCTTCCGCAGGGCCCGACGCTGTCGCGGGCCGATGCGCTGGTCGAGCACGACACCCTCCCGATGGATATGTCCCCTGCAGAGTTGGTGGTACCGAAGTGA
- the malQ gene encoding 4-alpha-glucanotransferase: MNELAPSLVELAGRFGIATWYEDWTGRQVQVSESTLVAVLAALGVEAGTEQYRNEALTSQLRTYWSRLLPATIVARTGAATRFWVHVTHGDPAEVLLRLEDGTVHGGVQQVDNFTPPFNLDGRWVGEASFLLPPDLPLGYHRLHLRSRGIETSAALIVTPDWLGLPEQLGARRAWGLAAQLYSVRSEQSWGVGDLTDLTDLAVWSASRHGADYLLVNPLHAATPTIPMEPSPYLPTSRRFFNPLYLRVESIPEFADLAKRGRLRRLRDDVQQQAGKLDAIDRDSAWTAKREALKLVYRAPRSAGRELAYAAFREREGSALDDFAVWCALAEKYGGDWHCWPSFLQHPTAIGVARFAEKHGDAVDFHRWLQWQIDEQLAAAQSQAVRAGMSLGIMHDLAVGVHPNGADAWALQDVLALGVTAGAPPDEFNQLGQDWSQPPWRPDRLDEQEYRPFRALIQAVLRHAGGVRIDHIIGLFRLWWIPEGTPPTEGTYVRYDHEAMIGIVALEAHRAGALVVGEDLGTVEPWVRDYLLLRGLLGTSILWFELDRDGTGGPLPAERWREYCLSSVTTHDLPPSAGYLAGDHVRLRESLGLLTRPVAEELESDRAELAAWMAELRRVGLLGEHDDDPEQIVLALYRYLGRTPSRLLGVALTDAVGDRRTQNQPGTTDEYPNWRVPLTGPDGRPVMLEDVFTNRRAATLADAVRATLAPPTI; this comes from the coding sequence ATGAATGAGCTCGCACCTTCGTTGGTCGAACTTGCCGGCCGCTTCGGCATTGCCACTTGGTACGAGGACTGGACGGGCCGCCAGGTTCAGGTATCGGAGAGCACGCTGGTCGCCGTGCTCGCGGCGCTCGGTGTCGAGGCAGGCACCGAGCAGTACCGCAACGAAGCCCTGACCAGCCAATTGCGCACCTACTGGTCACGTCTATTGCCGGCGACCATCGTCGCGCGGACCGGTGCCGCGACGCGGTTCTGGGTGCACGTCACCCACGGTGATCCCGCCGAGGTGTTGTTGCGGCTCGAGGACGGCACCGTGCACGGCGGGGTGCAGCAGGTCGACAACTTCACGCCCCCGTTCAACCTGGACGGGCGCTGGGTCGGCGAGGCCAGCTTCCTGTTGCCACCGGATCTGCCGCTAGGTTACCACCGCCTGCATCTGCGGTCGAGGGGCATCGAAACCAGCGCCGCGCTGATCGTGACGCCCGACTGGCTCGGCCTACCGGAGCAACTGGGCGCGCGCCGCGCCTGGGGCCTGGCCGCCCAGCTGTACAGCGTGCGGTCCGAGCAATCCTGGGGTGTCGGCGATCTGACCGACCTGACCGACCTGGCCGTCTGGTCGGCGTCCCGGCACGGCGCCGACTACCTGCTCGTCAATCCGCTGCACGCGGCCACCCCGACGATCCCGATGGAGCCGTCCCCGTACCTGCCGACGTCGCGGCGGTTCTTCAATCCGCTGTATCTTCGCGTCGAATCAATCCCCGAATTCGCCGACCTGGCCAAGCGGGGCCGGCTGCGGCGGCTGCGCGACGACGTCCAACAGCAGGCCGGAAAGCTCGATGCCATCGATCGTGACAGTGCATGGACGGCCAAGCGGGAGGCGCTCAAGCTGGTCTATCGGGCACCGCGCTCGGCGGGCCGCGAGCTGGCCTATGCCGCCTTCCGCGAACGTGAAGGTAGCGCGCTCGACGACTTCGCCGTCTGGTGCGCGTTGGCCGAAAAATACGGCGGCGACTGGCATTGCTGGCCGAGCTTCCTGCAGCATCCAACCGCTATCGGGGTGGCCCGGTTCGCCGAAAAGCACGGGGATGCCGTCGATTTCCACCGCTGGCTGCAATGGCAAATCGACGAGCAACTGGCCGCGGCCCAGTCACAGGCGGTCCGGGCCGGCATGTCGTTGGGCATCATGCATGACCTGGCGGTCGGCGTGCATCCGAACGGGGCTGACGCTTGGGCCCTGCAGGATGTGCTGGCGCTGGGTGTGACCGCGGGCGCGCCGCCCGACGAGTTCAATCAGCTCGGCCAGGACTGGTCGCAGCCGCCGTGGCGGCCCGACCGGCTGGACGAGCAGGAGTATCGGCCGTTCCGCGCGCTGATCCAGGCGGTGTTGCGCCATGCCGGCGGCGTTCGTATCGATCACATCATCGGGTTGTTCCGCCTCTGGTGGATTCCCGAGGGCACGCCACCCACCGAAGGCACCTATGTGCGCTACGACCACGAAGCGATGATCGGCATCGTCGCACTGGAAGCGCACCGCGCCGGGGCGCTGGTGGTTGGCGAGGATCTCGGCACGGTCGAACCGTGGGTCCGCGACTACCTATTACTACGGGGTCTGTTGGGCACCTCGATTCTGTGGTTCGAGTTGGACCGCGACGGGACCGGCGGTCCGCTGCCCGCCGAACGCTGGCGCGAGTACTGCCTGTCGTCGGTCACCACCCACGATCTACCGCCGAGCGCCGGCTATCTGGCCGGCGATCATGTCCGGCTGCGCGAGTCGCTGGGATTGCTGACCCGGCCGGTGGCCGAAGAGCTCGAGTCCGACCGGGCGGAGTTGGCGGCCTGGATGGCCGAGCTCCGCCGGGTGGGGCTGCTCGGCGAGCACGACGACGACCCCGAGCAGATCGTCCTCGCCCTCTACCGCTACCTGGGCCGAACCCCGTCCAGGTTGTTGGGCGTGGCGCTGACCGACGCGGTCGGTGATCGCCGGACCCAGAATCAGCCCGGCACCACCGACGAGTATCCCAACTGGCGGGTTCCGCTGACCGGCCCCGACGGCCGGCCGGTGATGCTCGAGGACGTATTCACCAATCGCCGGGCCGCCACGCTGGCCGACGCGGTGCGTGCCACGCTCGCACCGCCAACCATCTAG
- a CDS encoding cytochrome P450 → MSISGEYQPGEFYLPRLEYANLPMADDRGVGWKVLRDAGPVVFMNGFYYITRREDVLSALRNPKVFSSRLALQPPGYPLPVVPLAFDPPEHTRYRKILQPYFSPHALSKSRPVLERHAAEMIAAFADRGNCEVMADFANLYPFQVFLDLYGLPLEDRDLLISWKDALIADNPYLSQEDLNKGHLLLNYLTDVIAQRRQNPGSDMLSQVMTGDGEFSDLELLGMSHLLILAGLDTVTAAIGYAIYELARRPQLRDMLRDNTRQARVFIEEIVRLEPSAPVAPRVTTEFVEIGGMTLPPGTPVRLCMAAINRDGTDSVSTDDIVMDGKVHRHWGFGGGPHRCLGSHLARIELTVIVTEWLNQIPDFEVPPDYKPEIRFPSKTFALKALPLSWN, encoded by the coding sequence ATGAGCATCTCTGGCGAATACCAGCCAGGCGAGTTCTACTTACCGCGGCTGGAATACGCCAACTTGCCCATGGCCGACGACCGGGGTGTCGGATGGAAGGTGTTGCGAGACGCCGGCCCGGTCGTGTTCATGAACGGCTTCTACTACATAACGCGGCGCGAGGACGTGCTGTCCGCACTGCGCAATCCTAAGGTTTTCTCGTCGCGATTGGCGCTTCAGCCCCCCGGCTATCCGCTGCCGGTGGTGCCGCTGGCGTTCGACCCGCCCGAGCACACCCGCTACCGCAAGATCCTGCAGCCGTACTTCAGCCCGCACGCGTTGAGCAAGTCGCGGCCGGTGCTCGAGCGTCACGCCGCCGAGATGATCGCCGCCTTCGCCGACCGTGGCAATTGCGAGGTGATGGCGGATTTCGCGAACCTGTATCCGTTCCAGGTGTTCCTCGACCTCTACGGTCTGCCGCTGGAAGATCGCGATCTGCTGATCAGCTGGAAGGACGCCCTCATTGCGGATAATCCCTATCTGAGCCAAGAGGACCTCAACAAGGGCCACCTACTCTTGAACTACCTCACCGACGTGATTGCGCAGCGTCGGCAGAACCCGGGATCCGACATGCTGTCCCAGGTCATGACGGGCGACGGCGAGTTCAGCGATCTCGAACTGCTGGGGATGAGCCACCTGCTGATCCTGGCCGGGTTGGACACCGTGACCGCGGCGATCGGATACGCCATATACGAATTGGCCCGTAGGCCGCAGCTGCGCGACATGCTTCGCGACAACACAAGGCAGGCGAGGGTTTTCATAGAAGAGATCGTCAGGCTCGAGCCGTCGGCACCGGTGGCCCCCCGGGTGACCACCGAGTTCGTCGAAATCGGTGGCATGACGCTGCCCCCGGGCACTCCGGTGCGGTTGTGCATGGCGGCGATCAATCGCGACGGCACCGACTCGGTGTCCACCGACGACATCGTGATGGATGGAAAGGTGCACCGGCACTGGGGATTCGGCGGCGGGCCGCACCGCTGCCTCGGTTCTCATCTGGCGCGCATCGAGCTGACCGTGATCGTAACGGAATGGCTCAACCAGATCCCCGACTTCGAAGTGCCGCCGGATTACAAACCCGAAATCCGGTTTCCGTCAAAGACATTCGCGCTCAAAGCACTGCCGCTGAGCTGGAATTAA